Proteins found in one Lysinibacillus fusiformis genomic segment:
- the mtnN gene encoding 5'-methylthioadenosine/S-adenosylhomocysteine nucleosidase: MKIAVIGAMEEEVELLRAALNDAHSTTIAGSEYTTGTYEGKEVVLLKSGIGKVNAAMSTTILLHEFKPDVVINTGSAGGYDEALEVGAVVISDEVRHHDVDVTIFGYEIGQMAGMPAAYKSDEQLMKAAEEAVKAVGEHQYGVGLICSGDAFMNDPKRVEAVRRHFPQMKAVEMEAAAVAQVCYQFATPFVVIRALSDIAGKESNISFDEFLPVAAKHSTQVVLKAIASL, translated from the coding sequence ATGAAAATTGCAGTAATCGGCGCAATGGAAGAGGAAGTAGAGCTTCTAAGAGCAGCATTAAACGATGCACATAGCACAACAATTGCAGGTAGTGAGTATACAACAGGAACTTATGAGGGGAAGGAAGTCGTCTTATTAAAAAGCGGTATCGGTAAGGTAAATGCTGCTATGTCTACGACAATCCTTTTACATGAGTTTAAGCCTGATGTTGTGATTAATACAGGCTCTGCAGGTGGATATGATGAAGCACTTGAGGTAGGCGCTGTTGTCATTTCTGATGAAGTTCGCCACCATGATGTAGATGTCACAATCTTTGGCTATGAAATTGGACAAATGGCTGGTATGCCAGCAGCATATAAATCAGATGAGCAATTGATGAAGGCAGCTGAGGAGGCTGTGAAGGCAGTTGGAGAGCATCAGTATGGCGTTGGCTTAATTTGCTCTGGGGATGCTTTTATGAATGATCCTAAACGTGTAGAGGCTGTTCGTCGTCATTTCCCTCAAATGAAAGCTGTAGAGATGGAAGCGGCTGCAGTTGCACAAGTTTGTTATCAGTTTGCTACACCTTTTGTAGTTATTCGCGCATTATCAGATATTGCAGGTAAAGAATCGAATATTAGCTTCGATGAGTTTTTACCAGTTGCTGCAAAGCATTCAACACAGGTAGTATTAAAAGCAATTGCCTCACTGTAA
- the udk gene encoding uridine kinase — translation MAVKRPVVIGIAGGSCSGKTSVTRAIYDVFREHSVVVIEQDFYYKDQSHLTFEERLGTNYDHPLAFDNDLLIEHIKKLLVRQPIEKPVYDYVQHTRAEEVIHVEPVDVIILEGILVLEDADLRDLMDIKLFVDTDSDLRIIRRIMRDIKERGRTTDSVIEQYLSAVRPMHNLFIEPTKRYADIIIPEGGDNEVAIDLMVTKIKTILETDNVL, via the coding sequence ATGGCAGTGAAGCGTCCTGTTGTCATCGGAATCGCAGGTGGCTCATGCTCAGGAAAAACGAGTGTGACGCGCGCCATTTATGATGTTTTCCGTGAGCATTCTGTTGTGGTAATTGAACAAGATTTTTATTACAAGGATCAAAGTCATTTAACATTTGAAGAACGCTTAGGAACAAACTACGATCATCCGTTAGCTTTCGATAATGATTTATTAATTGAGCACATAAAAAAATTGTTAGTGCGTCAACCAATTGAAAAACCTGTTTATGATTATGTCCAGCATACACGAGCAGAAGAAGTTATCCATGTTGAACCAGTAGATGTTATTATACTAGAAGGTATTCTAGTGCTAGAGGATGCTGATTTACGTGATTTAATGGATATCAAATTATTCGTGGATACAGATTCAGATTTACGCATTATTCGTCGCATCATGCGTGATATTAAAGAGCGTGGACGTACAACGGATTCAGTGATCGAGCAGTATTTATCGGCAGTTCGACCAATGCATAATTTATTTATTGAACCAACCAAACGTTATGCTGATATCATTATTCCTGAAGGTGGGGATAATGAGGTGGCGATTGATTTAATGGTAACGAAAATTAAAACTATTCTTGAAACCGACAACGTATTGTAA
- a CDS encoding O-methyltransferase, translated as MELSDAYIQSFIQPRNELLLEIEAYAEENHVPIMQLAGIDALNQLLRIQNPTKILEIGTAIGYSAIRMAEALPNVQIVTIERDQDRVTRAKAYIKRSTVSDRITVIEGDALEVDDKAIDTTFDAVFIDAAKGQYQRFFEKYAPLVKSGGVLYIDNMYMHGLSDLELKDVPRRKRTMIRNLKNFTDWIMQHPDYTSAFLPVGDGLLLCLKR; from the coding sequence ATGGAATTATCAGATGCATATATACAATCATTTATACAGCCACGTAATGAATTGCTTTTAGAAATAGAAGCCTATGCGGAGGAGAATCATGTACCGATTATGCAACTTGCAGGTATAGATGCATTAAATCAACTGTTGCGTATTCAAAATCCGACAAAAATTTTAGAAATAGGTACGGCAATTGGTTACTCTGCTATTCGTATGGCAGAGGCATTGCCCAATGTCCAAATTGTTACAATTGAACGTGATCAAGATCGTGTAACAAGGGCAAAAGCCTATATTAAACGTTCGACTGTATCAGATCGAATTACGGTCATTGAGGGGGACGCTTTAGAGGTGGACGATAAGGCCATCGATACGACTTTTGATGCTGTCTTTATTGATGCTGCGAAGGGACAATACCAACGCTTTTTTGAAAAATACGCTCCTTTAGTAAAATCAGGTGGGGTATTATATATCGATAATATGTACATGCATGGCTTGTCTGATTTAGAGTTGAAGGATGTTCCACGTCGTAAGCGCACAATGATTCGCAATTTAAAAAACTTCACGGATTGGATTATGCAGCACCCAGATTATACAAGTGCTTTTTTACCAGTCGGTGACGGTTTATTACTATGTTTGAAGAGGTGA
- the yqeH gene encoding ribosome biogenesis GTPase YqeH, whose amino-acid sequence MIEMPNCIGCGTTIQTEDKTAVGYAPPSSLEKDVVICQRCFRLKNYNEIQPVSLTDDDFLRILNGLGTQQGLIVKIVDIFDFNGSWLPGLHRFVGKNPVLLIANKADLLPKSVKPKKVINWLKREAKALGLQPVDVLLVSAHKGKGMAEAMEAIDAYRKGQNVYVVGCTNVGKSTFINRIIKQATGEGEVITTSHFPGTTLDMIDIPLDDGSALYDTPGIINHHQMAHHIDSSELKYIMPKKEIKPKVYQQNAGQTLFIGALARFDFIQGDRSAFTIHVANDLPIHRTKLEKADALYEEHKGELLAPPTAEFIDQLPPLVRHEFSIKEEKTDVVFSGLGWITVQHANVVVAAYAPKGVQVSIRPSLI is encoded by the coding sequence ATGATTGAAATGCCAAATTGTATTGGCTGTGGTACAACAATTCAAACAGAAGATAAAACAGCAGTTGGGTATGCACCCCCATCATCATTAGAAAAGGATGTGGTCATTTGCCAACGTTGCTTCCGTTTGAAGAATTACAATGAAATTCAACCAGTATCATTAACAGATGACGATTTTTTACGTATTTTAAATGGTCTTGGTACACAGCAAGGCTTAATCGTAAAAATTGTTGATATATTTGATTTTAATGGAAGTTGGCTACCTGGACTTCACCGATTTGTAGGGAAGAATCCTGTCCTATTGATTGCCAACAAAGCAGATTTATTACCAAAATCAGTGAAACCGAAAAAGGTTATCAACTGGTTGAAACGAGAAGCAAAGGCTCTTGGACTACAACCTGTCGATGTCCTATTAGTCAGCGCCCATAAAGGCAAAGGGATGGCAGAAGCAATGGAAGCCATCGATGCGTATCGCAAAGGACAAAATGTATATGTTGTTGGCTGTACAAATGTTGGGAAATCTACGTTCATTAACCGAATTATTAAGCAGGCAACAGGGGAGGGTGAAGTTATCACAACCTCACATTTCCCAGGCACTACTTTAGACATGATTGACATTCCATTAGATGATGGTAGTGCATTATATGATACACCAGGTATTATTAATCACCATCAAATGGCTCATCATATTGATTCAAGTGAATTAAAATATATTATGCCGAAAAAAGAAATTAAGCCGAAAGTCTACCAACAAAATGCTGGGCAAACCTTGTTTATTGGTGCATTGGCGAGATTTGATTTTATTCAGGGAGACCGTTCTGCCTTTACAATCCATGTGGCAAATGATTTACCAATTCATCGTACAAAGCTTGAGAAGGCAGATGCGTTATATGAAGAACATAAAGGAGAACTATTGGCACCCCCAACTGCGGAATTTATCGACCAGCTGCCGCCATTGGTTCGTCATGAATTTTCCATCAAAGAAGAGAAAACAGATGTTGTATTTTCTGGGCTAGGCTGGATTACTGTTCAGCATGCCAATGTAGTAGTAGCAGCTTACGCACCAAAAGGTGTACAAGTTTCAATTCGTCCTTCACTGATTTAA
- a CDS encoding phosphatidylserine decarboxylase, with protein MKEKLYQRLIELTNGKQSSHLLQAIAKAKWSKRIIPSYMKLYDINLEEVSKKQQQFSCLHDFFTRELIEEARPIEQSPTVYASPVDAKVESFGRIEWDMTFLVKGKPYALQDLLGNTERAAQYADGHYIVFYLSPADYHRIHSPIDGEVLRQYTLGQKSYPVNQLGLTYGKKPISHNYRLVTELKTANNQHVAFIKVGATFVNSIVLTNTTTKWRKGQEVGYFSFGSTVVMLFEKDTIKFTDNVVKGSPIRMGEAFANML; from the coding sequence ATGAAAGAAAAACTATATCAACGCTTGATAGAACTAACGAATGGTAAGCAATCTTCCCATCTTTTGCAAGCAATTGCGAAAGCGAAGTGGAGTAAACGTATAATTCCAAGCTACATGAAGTTATACGATATTAACCTTGAAGAAGTTTCAAAAAAACAACAACAATTTTCGTGTTTACATGATTTTTTTACAAGAGAACTGATAGAAGAGGCTCGACCTATTGAACAAAGTCCTACCGTTTATGCCAGCCCTGTGGATGCCAAAGTGGAATCCTTTGGACGTATTGAATGGGATATGACATTTCTTGTGAAGGGCAAACCCTATGCATTACAAGATTTACTTGGTAATACAGAACGAGCAGCACAATATGCAGACGGACATTATATCGTATTTTATTTAAGTCCTGCTGATTATCATCGTATCCATAGCCCGATAGATGGAGAAGTATTGCGACAATATACACTTGGTCAGAAATCTTATCCTGTGAATCAGCTAGGTCTTACATACGGTAAAAAACCAATTTCTCATAATTATCGTTTAGTGACAGAGCTAAAAACAGCTAATAATCAGCATGTTGCCTTTATCAAAGTGGGTGCGACCTTTGTGAATTCCATTGTGCTTACCAATACAACAACGAAATGGCGTAAGGGGCAGGAAGTTGGTTATTTCTCATTTGGTTCAACTGTTGTGATGCTGTTTGAAAAGGATACGATTAAATTTACGGATAATGTTGTAAAAGGCAGCCCAATTCGAATGGGTGAAGCTTTTGCAAATATGCTATAA
- a CDS encoding peptidase U32 family protein has product MALALEQNDKIREIVDGKRVITKKPELLAPAGSLEKLKVAVHYGADAVFIGGREFGLRSNADNFSIEEMREGVEFANRYGAKIYVTTNIFAHNENMDGLERYLKDIESVGVTGIIVADPLIIETCRTAAPKLEIHLSTQQSLSNWKAVQYWKEEGLHRVVLAREVGGEEMKLMKEKVDIEIEAFVHGAMCIAYSGRCVLSNHMTARDSNRGGCCQSCRWDYDLYELEDGEEKALFDDSHAPFAMSPKDLKLIEAIPHMIELGIDSLKVEGRMKSIHYVATVVSVYRKVIDAYCADPENFNIKREWLEELDKCANRDTAEAFFHDAPGVEEQMFGVHGRKTTYEFAGLILDHDPETKIVTMQQRNYFKPGDEVEFFGPEIENFRLTMGEIWDEDGNSLDAARHPLQIVKFKCDTLLKPHNMMRKENN; this is encoded by the coding sequence ATGGCATTAGCGTTAGAGCAAAATGACAAAATCCGTGAGATTGTCGACGGTAAACGTGTCATTACTAAAAAACCAGAGTTACTTGCCCCAGCAGGTAGCTTAGAGAAATTAAAAGTAGCTGTTCATTACGGAGCAGATGCAGTATTTATCGGTGGGCGAGAGTTTGGTCTACGTTCGAATGCGGATAACTTCTCCATTGAAGAGATGCGTGAAGGTGTAGAATTTGCCAATCGATATGGAGCAAAAATATATGTAACGACAAATATTTTTGCCCATAATGAAAATATGGATGGCTTAGAACGTTATTTAAAGGACATTGAATCAGTCGGGGTAACGGGTATTATTGTAGCAGACCCACTCATTATCGAAACATGTCGCACAGCAGCACCTAAGCTTGAAATTCACCTTTCCACACAGCAATCGCTGTCCAACTGGAAGGCCGTTCAGTACTGGAAAGAAGAAGGCTTACATCGTGTCGTTTTAGCACGTGAAGTAGGCGGAGAAGAAATGAAGCTGATGAAGGAAAAGGTGGATATTGAAATTGAGGCCTTCGTTCATGGCGCAATGTGTATTGCCTACTCTGGTCGTTGCGTTCTATCTAATCATATGACGGCTCGTGACTCAAACCGAGGGGGATGCTGCCAATCATGCCGCTGGGACTATGATCTATATGAACTAGAAGATGGTGAAGAAAAAGCACTTTTCGATGATAGTCATGCACCATTTGCGATGAGTCCGAAAGACTTGAAATTAATTGAAGCGATTCCTCATATGATTGAGCTTGGTATCGACTCGTTAAAAGTCGAAGGTCGTATGAAATCCATTCACTATGTAGCGACAGTCGTTTCTGTGTACCGTAAAGTAATTGATGCCTATTGTGCAGATCCAGAAAACTTTAACATTAAACGGGAATGGCTAGAGGAATTAGACAAATGTGCTAACCGTGATACGGCTGAAGCATTCTTCCATGATGCACCTGGCGTTGAGGAGCAAATGTTTGGTGTGCATGGACGTAAAACAACCTATGAATTTGCTGGTCTTATTTTAGATCATGATCCAGAAACAAAAATAGTGACAATGCAACAACGTAATTATTTTAAACCTGGTGACGAAGTAGAATTCTTTGGTCCTGAAATTGAGAATTTCCGTTTAACAATGGGCGAAATTTGGGATGAGGATGGCAATAGCCTAGATGCAGCTCGTCACCCACTACAAATTGTTAAATTTAAATGCGACACACTATTGAAACCGCATAACATGATGCGAAAGGAGAATAACTAA
- the yhbY gene encoding ribosome assembly RNA-binding protein YhbY, translated as MLTGKQKRFLRAEAHHLTPIFQVGKGGVNDEMTKQIREALEVRELIKVRILDNCEEDKHEVAEALATGAHAELVQLIGLTVVLYKESRNHKKIVLPKATK; from the coding sequence ATGTTAACAGGTAAACAGAAACGTTTTTTACGTGCAGAAGCACACCATTTAACACCAATTTTCCAAGTAGGAAAAGGCGGCGTTAATGATGAAATGACAAAGCAAATTCGTGAGGCATTAGAAGTACGTGAGTTAATTAAAGTACGTATTTTAGATAACTGTGAGGAGGATAAACATGAAGTCGCTGAAGCATTAGCAACAGGCGCTCATGCGGAGCTTGTCCAATTAATCGGCCTAACAGTTGTTTTATATAAAGAGTCACGCAATCATAAAAAGATTGTATTACCAAAAGCAACGAAATAA
- the greA gene encoding transcription elongation factor GreA encodes MANEKQYPMTAEGKRKLEEELVKLETETRKEIVERIKIARDFGDLSENAEYDSAKEEQAFLEGRISTLKSMIRNAVIISEDETDNSVVSLGKTVTFVEIINGKPSTDEESYTIVGSAEADPMEFRISNESPIAKGLLGRAEGEEVVVQTPGGEMKVKILSIK; translated from the coding sequence TTGGCAAATGAAAAACAGTACCCTATGACAGCTGAGGGGAAACGTAAATTAGAAGAAGAATTAGTAAAATTAGAAACTGAAACACGTAAAGAAATCGTTGAACGTATTAAAATAGCACGTGATTTTGGAGATCTTTCTGAAAACGCTGAGTACGATTCAGCAAAAGAAGAACAAGCCTTTTTAGAAGGTCGTATTTCTACATTAAAATCAATGATTCGTAACGCGGTGATTATTTCTGAGGATGAGACAGATAACAGTGTAGTATCACTAGGGAAAACGGTTACATTTGTAGAAATCATTAATGGTAAGCCATCAACAGATGAAGAATCTTATACAATTGTTGGTTCTGCTGAGGCAGATCCTATGGAATTCCGTATTTCGAATGAATCCCCAATTGCAAAAGGTCTACTTGGTCGTGCTGAAGGTGAAGAGGTTGTCGTTCAAACACCTGGTGGCGAAATGAAAGTGAAAATTCTTTCAATTAAATAA
- the sigK gene encoding RNA polymerase sporulation sigma factor SigK has protein sequence MSGIFTSMLQLWLEIPALLGYLKGQTFHKPFSKEEEAACIERFLGGDEQARLDLIERNMRLVAHVVKKFHPKHEQLDDYISIGTIGLMKAVESYTPDKKTRLATYAARCIENEILMHLRTQKKVQKDVSLFEPIGTDKDGNALQIRDLLQCDEESATEKLEHKEHVAQLYHYLHMLDERELEIVTLRYGLNQQDALTQKEIAARLNISRSYVSRIEKRALIKLYQLYKRDQKTIE, from the coding sequence ATGAGCGGAATTTTTACATCAATGTTGCAGTTATGGCTTGAAATCCCTGCGTTGCTTGGCTATTTAAAGGGGCAAACATTCCATAAACCCTTTTCAAAAGAAGAGGAAGCTGCTTGTATTGAACGATTTTTAGGTGGCGATGAGCAAGCGCGTCTTGACCTAATAGAACGTAATATGAGGCTTGTCGCGCATGTCGTTAAAAAATTCCATCCAAAACATGAGCAACTCGATGATTATATTTCCATTGGAACAATTGGACTAATGAAAGCCGTTGAGAGCTATACCCCTGACAAAAAAACAAGACTTGCCACATATGCAGCTCGTTGCATTGAAAATGAAATTTTAATGCATTTGCGCACTCAAAAAAAAGTACAAAAAGACGTTTCACTATTTGAGCCGATTGGAACTGATAAAGATGGGAATGCACTGCAAATTCGTGATTTACTTCAGTGTGACGAAGAAAGTGCCACAGAGAAGCTAGAGCATAAAGAGCATGTAGCACAGTTATACCACTATTTGCATATGCTTGATGAACGTGAGCTCGAAATTGTGACACTACGTTATGGGTTAAATCAACAGGATGCACTTACACAAAAGGAAATTGCAGCACGCTTAAATATTTCACGCAGCTATGTATCTCGCATTGAAAAAAGAGCACTCATTAAACTCTATCAACTGTACAAACGAGACCAAAAAACTATCGAGTAA
- a CDS encoding YqeG family HAD IIIA-type phosphatase: protein MYNFLLPNEFVTNIFEITPEKLQELGIRGIITDLDNTLVEWDRPDATEELIIWLRIMKESGIRVIIASNNNEARVKHFAEPLGIPYIHKAKKPLRNAFYNALIQLGLRPNEVVMVGDQLLTDVMGANRLGLHTVLVKPVAQSDGLVTKLNRFIERRVFNDLKRKGIITWEEQE, encoded by the coding sequence TTGTATAATTTTTTATTACCGAACGAATTTGTGACGAATATTTTTGAAATTACGCCGGAAAAGTTACAGGAATTAGGGATTAGAGGAATCATTACGGATTTAGATAATACGCTTGTTGAATGGGATCGTCCAGATGCAACAGAGGAGCTAATCATTTGGTTACGCATTATGAAAGAATCAGGTATTCGTGTTATTATTGCGTCGAATAACAATGAAGCTCGTGTGAAGCATTTTGCTGAGCCATTAGGTATCCCGTATATTCACAAGGCGAAAAAGCCACTTCGTAATGCTTTTTATAATGCGCTGATTCAACTAGGCTTGCGTCCAAATGAAGTGGTTATGGTAGGAGATCAACTCCTTACAGATGTAATGGGAGCAAACCGCTTAGGCTTACACACAGTGCTTGTGAAGCCTGTTGCACAATCAGATGGGCTTGTAACAAAATTGAATCGTTTCATTGAACGTCGCGTATTTAATGATTTGAAACGAAAAGGAATTATAACTTGGGAGGAACAAGAATGA
- a CDS encoding YrrS family protein has product MSERQTRSGRHLQPSRNKKLDKLLNVLIGVVVVLIIITATYVFKWQDDADQAVKEEPAQEEQSGDAEKDVEKEPSNEEEKDLAVEEDKPSEQESEPETSPEEQGTPEESTSDNPIVEKVITNKNWQPTPTTQTGQHVSSYNDKSVDWAEKVATVATVTGIDQSNMIIWRMQNNGGPNSSIATVSSNDKSQMYRVSMEWVDNEGWMPVKLEQLNTLEGAY; this is encoded by the coding sequence ATGAGTGAACGACAAACTCGAAGTGGTCGTCATTTGCAGCCATCTCGTAATAAAAAGCTAGATAAACTATTGAATGTTTTAATTGGTGTTGTGGTTGTACTTATTATTATCACAGCAACCTATGTGTTTAAATGGCAAGATGATGCAGATCAAGCAGTGAAAGAGGAACCAGCTCAAGAGGAACAGAGCGGCGATGCCGAAAAAGACGTAGAGAAAGAACCGTCGAATGAAGAAGAGAAAGATCTTGCTGTAGAAGAAGATAAACCTTCAGAGCAAGAATCAGAACCTGAGACATCTCCGGAAGAACAAGGCACACCAGAAGAATCAACATCAGATAATCCAATTGTTGAAAAGGTCATCACGAATAAAAATTGGCAGCCAACACCTACAACACAAACAGGTCAGCATGTGTCTTCATATAATGACAAATCAGTAGACTGGGCTGAAAAGGTAGCAACCGTAGCAACTGTGACAGGTATCGACCAAAGCAATATGATTATCTGGCGTATGCAAAACAATGGTGGTCCTAATTCATCCATTGCTACTGTTTCGAGCAATGATAAATCTCAAATGTATCGTGTAAGCATGGAATGGGTTGATAATGAAGGTTGGATGCCTGTGAAGCTAGAGCAACTAAATACATTAGAAGGCGCCTATTGA
- a CDS encoding peptidase U32 family protein, which translates to MKKPELLVTPQSLEHIKALLEAGADAFVIGEQQFGLRLAGEFSVEEVEEATKLIHAAGKKVYVAVNALFHNEKLEALADYLKEMQRIGVDRLIYGDPAVLIIRQEQDVTIPLHWNPETTATNWFTANYWGKRGATRAVLARELSLDEVLEIKENTEMEIEVQVHGMTCMFQSKRPLLGHYFLYQDKVMAIENRQDNRNMFLHDDERNNKYPIYEDVNGTHIFSPNDMCIIDELGELFEGGIHALKIEGVLQAPDYVVAVTEAYRKAIDTYFDESEEAYEEIKDDLLAKIEDIQPAIRPLDTGFIFKETVY; encoded by the coding sequence ATGAAAAAACCAGAATTGCTTGTGACACCACAATCATTAGAACATATAAAAGCACTTTTAGAAGCTGGAGCAGATGCTTTTGTTATAGGTGAACAACAATTTGGTCTACGTCTAGCAGGGGAGTTTTCTGTTGAAGAAGTGGAAGAAGCAACGAAGCTTATTCACGCAGCAGGTAAAAAGGTGTATGTTGCAGTCAATGCCCTTTTCCATAATGAGAAGCTAGAGGCACTTGCTGACTATTTAAAAGAAATGCAACGTATCGGGGTGGATCGTTTAATTTATGGTGATCCAGCGGTACTCATTATTCGCCAAGAGCAAGATGTTACGATTCCATTACATTGGAATCCAGAAACGACGGCTACAAACTGGTTTACGGCTAATTACTGGGGGAAACGTGGTGCAACGCGTGCCGTGTTAGCACGTGAGCTTTCTCTTGATGAAGTATTAGAAATTAAAGAAAATACCGAGATGGAGATTGAAGTACAAGTACATGGGATGACATGTATGTTCCAATCTAAACGTCCATTACTCGGCCATTATTTCTTATATCAAGATAAAGTAATGGCTATTGAAAATCGCCAAGATAATCGTAATATGTTCCTACATGATGATGAACGAAATAATAAATATCCAATATATGAAGATGTAAACGGTACACATATTTTCAGTCCAAATGATATGTGTATTATTGATGAGCTTGGTGAATTATTTGAAGGTGGCATCCATGCTCTGAAAATTGAAGGTGTTCTTCAAGCTCCAGACTATGTGGTAGCGGTAACAGAAGCTTATCGAAAAGCAATCGATACGTATTTTGACGAGTCAGAAGAAGCGTATGAAGAGATCAAAGATGATTTATTAGCAAAAATTGAAGATATTCAACCAGCCATTAGACCATTAGATACAGGCTTTATCTTCAAGGAAACAGTTTACTAG
- the pssA gene encoding CDP-diacylglycerol--serine O-phosphatidyltransferase — MKSHAANFITISNMSFGGAAIMATLHEYYSYSVLFIFLAALLDRYDGKVARALGQVSELGKQLDSMSDIISFGVAPALLMYEVVLVDFGFVGMMMAVLFIVCGAMRLARFNISEANGYFTGLPITAAGTFLTLTYFAANTFHPAFYLFLFPILALLMISTFTLKKV, encoded by the coding sequence ATGAAATCGCACGCAGCTAACTTCATCACAATTAGTAATATGTCCTTTGGAGGCGCGGCTATTATGGCCACTTTACATGAATACTATAGCTATAGTGTCTTGTTTATCTTTTTAGCAGCTCTTCTTGATCGCTACGATGGTAAGGTAGCGAGAGCGCTCGGACAAGTGTCTGAATTAGGTAAACAATTAGATTCTATGAGTGATATTATATCATTTGGTGTGGCGCCTGCATTATTAATGTATGAAGTTGTTCTAGTTGATTTTGGTTTTGTCGGCATGATGATGGCCGTATTATTTATCGTCTGTGGCGCGATGCGTTTAGCTCGCTTCAATATTAGTGAAGCAAACGGTTATTTCACAGGTTTACCAATTACAGCCGCAGGTACGTTCTTAACTTTAACGTATTTCGCAGCTAATACGTTCCATCCGGCATTTTATCTTTTCCTTTTTCCCATTTTAGCTTTACTCATGATTAGTACATTTACGCTAAAAAAAGTGTAA
- the aroE gene encoding shikimate dehydrogenase, translating into MKKWFAVMGDPIEHSKSPAMHNAWFEDMSIDATYIPLHVTPAQLESAIAGLKTLGASGWNVTIPHKTAIIPYLDELDELAQKMGAVNTVVRTTEGKLKGYNTDGIGFVRSLEEAVGVSHKDKPVLLVGAGGAARGIAFAMQQQGYFHLTIANRTVENAQTVIDEMGMGRAISLQEAEETLADFSIIVQMTSAGLSTGNFSMPFSLDRLMKGAIVADIVYNPLMTPFLQAAEEKGATIVTGLGMFVHQGAIAFEHWLGNYPNTNSMIAQLKAQLGGN; encoded by the coding sequence ATGAAGAAGTGGTTTGCAGTTATGGGTGATCCAATTGAACATTCAAAATCACCTGCCATGCACAATGCTTGGTTCGAGGACATGTCCATTGATGCAACATATATTCCTTTACATGTCACGCCGGCCCAATTAGAATCAGCTATTGCTGGTTTGAAGACATTAGGCGCAAGTGGCTGGAACGTGACAATACCTCATAAAACAGCAATCATTCCATATCTAGATGAGCTAGATGAGCTGGCACAAAAAATGGGCGCAGTGAATACAGTTGTACGAACAACAGAAGGAAAGCTGAAAGGCTATAATACAGATGGTATAGGTTTTGTTCGATCACTCGAAGAAGCCGTTGGAGTATCTCATAAAGACAAGCCTGTATTACTTGTTGGTGCTGGTGGTGCTGCTCGTGGCATTGCCTTTGCTATGCAGCAACAAGGCTATTTTCATTTAACCATTGCCAATCGTACAGTGGAGAATGCACAAACGGTTATTGATGAAATGGGTATGGGACGTGCCATTTCATTACAAGAAGCGGAAGAGACGCTAGCTGATTTCAGCATTATTGTGCAAATGACATCGGCTGGTCTTTCCACGGGCAATTTTTCGATGCCATTTTCATTAGATCGGCTGATGAAAGGAGCAATTGTTGCGGATATTGTGTATAATCCATTAATGACGCCTTTTTTACAAGCGGCTGAAGAAAAAGGGGCAACGATCGTCACGGGCTTAGGGATGTTTGTCCATCAAGGAGCCATCGCTTTTGAACACTGGTTAGGAAACTATCCAAATACAAATTCAATGATTGCGCAACTGAAGGCGCAATTAGGAGGAAACTAA